Proteins from one Physeter macrocephalus isolate SW-GA chromosome 16, ASM283717v5, whole genome shotgun sequence genomic window:
- the CYP2R1 gene encoding vitamin D 25-hydroxylase isoform X2 has translation MPSFIHEDDKNGRLIEKASINRKPQLPQHFVDAYLDEMDQGKNDPSSTFSKENLIFSVGELIIAGTETTTNVLRWAILFMALYPNIQGQVQKEIDLIIGPSGTPSWDDKCKMPYTEAVLHEVLRFCNIVPLGIFHATSEDAVVRGYSIPKGTTVITNLYSVHFDEKYWRDPEIFYPDRFLDSNGYFAKKEALVPFSLGRRHCLGEQLARMEMFLFFTTLLQRFHLHFPHELVPNLKPRLGMTLQPQPYLICAERR, from the exons ATGCCTTCCTTTATTCATGAAGATGACAAAAATGGGAG GCTTATTGAAAAAGCTTCCATCAACAGAAAGCCTCAGTTACCTCAGCATTTTGTTGATGCTTATTTAGATGAGATGGATCAAGGTAAAAATGACCCATCATCtactttctccaaagaaaacctGATTTTCTCTGTGGGTGAACTCATCATTGCTGGAACTGAAACTACAACCAATGTGCTACGGTGGGCAATTCTTTTCATGGCCCTTTATCCTAACATTCAAG GACAAGTTCAGAAAGAGATTGATTTAATTATAGGACCCAGTGGGACACCTTCTTGGGATGACAAATGCAAAATGCCTTATACCGAGGCAGTTTTACATGAAGTTTTAAGATTCTGTAATATAGTGCCGTTAGGGATTTTCCATGCAACCTCTGAGGATGCAGTTGTACGTGGTTATTCCATCCCTAAAGGCACAACAGTAATTACAAATCTTTATTCTGTACACTTTGATGAAAAGTATTGGAGAGACCCAGAAATATTCTATCCAGACCGATTTCTGGACAGCAATGGATATTTTGCCAAGAAGGAAGCTTTGGTTCCCTTTTCCCTAG GGAGAAGACATTGTCTTGGAGAACAGCTGGCTCGGATGGAAATGTTCCTGTTTTTTACAACATTGCTTCAGCGATTTCACTTGCATTTTCCACATGAACTGGTTCCAAATCTGAAGCCCAGGTTAGGCATGACGTTGCAACCCCAGCCCTACCTCATCTGTGCAGAAAGACGCTGA